The window TCCAGTAATCTCTTACTTCCTTTGGTGTTTCCCTCATTGCTATTGACTGTTCAAGCAGACTATGGGATTGAATCAGTTTGGTTACCTTATATGGGTCTTCCTTTGTCAAAGCCTCATCCTCGCTTATGACAAAGGTTTGCCATTAGAAATATATAATCAAAGACAATTTTTTTTACTCATCATAAATGTATGCTTCCAGAATCAGTGGTCTTTTAAAGTCAACAACAATCAATTAACATTAATACATCCCCTGTTGCTAAATAGTCAGTTCCATTTGCATACATATATTGTGGCACATTGCACTATATATCCCAGCCATAACATCTGGCTTGATAGTTCTTTCTATAGAAATTGATATATCTGTATAGAATTACAAAAGTATCAAAGTTTATGAGTTGAGTGTTTTTGCACTTACCTTGTGGCCATATAGTTCCTatcatggtttaaagtgtcgtgcCGAAACAGTCGAAACAGGCGAAACGTCTCGTTCCGCTTGGCGATCGGCACCGGCACGACCCCGGCACCAGACCCACGACAGGTGCAACGTGTTGCGCGACCCCGTGGTCACAGCGGAGGGGTCGCTCGACCTGCAACAGTAGCAGAGGGATCGCATAACTCTTCCGTTGCCGCCGCGGAGGCATCGTGACCCTGCGGTCACTGCAGAGGGGTCGCACAGCCAACGTGGTCGCGCCGAAGGAGTCACGCAATCCCTGCGGCCATGGCTGGTCGCACAACCCCGCGACAGCGCTGAAATCGTTCGGGCTCGCGAGTGGTGtcggatttcagattttttttaaattaaacttaggttaattattttaatcaactcctagctataatggagataatctaaaaagactttattaaaccctaataaaattatctaattaattttatatttcatttatttttatttaaaaattctaataaaatttttatttatttatttatctattttcatatctttttcttttttaaaaagattattttttatcttgtttatttcttaaatatttatgttaaatatttaagtttttaattaatatattttatatttaaaaaatactgaaactatatcggcacgacacgatacagtaccgaaaccgtatcgttccggtccagAACCAAAActtcggcacgggtcgaaattttaaatctTGGTTCCTATGGAAGCAATTCAAAGAGTTATACATATTTTataaaagaaatttattttaaGACTTTTTTTTCATAATGTGGGAATTTAATTGTGTTTTCTGTGGCAGTTTTCCTTAAATAATATGGTTTATGCATGTTGTCAGTAATTTCATCAGCATGTCCCAAAATTCATTATGTAATTGTTTGTTGTTTTACTGCAGCGAATTAAAGTGATATCTGATCTACTGATATCAGTCTCAAAAGCAGAGAGGCAGGAAACAAGAATGAAAGTACGACAAGAATCTGTTAGGCTTGGAAATGTTGGTGTTATCAGGCGAGTAGCCAATTGTTGCGTTTTTTTTATTGTACAGACCATTAACAAAAAATTCAAGAGATAATTATTGCAAGTTGTAACTTTAATCAAAAGCTTTAATCTTCTAGACTAAGTCGTAACTGATATCAATACAAGtccatattttattttcaaacttattAAGAACACATAATTTTACTCTGGAATGTATTCATATTTCACACTGCATAATCTTTCTCTGGAATCAATTCACATTTGACACTGCAGTTGAgtttaacatattaaataaaagaAATTGTCAGCAGATTCAAAGCTCCAAATCATCCTTGCTTCTTAAAGATAGAGTGTAAGGTGTTATTGTTAGGAAAGCAATGGAACCTTGATGCGATGATATAAGTATTTCTAAAGCAATTTTATTTGTGTCTTAACTCGTGGgtggaaggggagccttggcacaaTAGTAAAGTTTTGTCGTGTGATctagaggtcatgggttcgagtctcggaAACACCTCTTGCAAAGCAAAGTAAGATTGCATACAATAGGCCCTTCACCGGGATCCGGGACCCCGCATtagcgggagctttgtgcactgGGTTGCCTTCTCAACTTGTGGCTGAAGGTTCTCATGCCAGCCATATGGTAATATATTTTGTTTTGTGAACTACTACTTCAAATATAGGATTGAATCACCTTACACCAATCATTTACATAATCCCAAGTTGATAAAATTTTCATTGTCTAACTTGATTCCCTTTAATATtcctacttttttttttatctctgtgGAAATTGTTTATATCAATAAATCACACTTAATTCCATGCTTTTGTACACGGCCACAAATTATTTTTACATTAGATCTCTATGTTAATGTGAAATAGAAATGGGAGGAAGTTCAAAGCAAAATTTCATTCATATTTAGAATTAGATTTAACCAAATGCTGCTGTTTGGATATCTAATAGTTAGTTTCATGCTCATGCTACTCAACTTCTCTGGTTAATAAGACCACATATTAGACATTATGCACCTAAAAATGCTTGATTGTGTTTGGTACTTTCAAATTGTAAACACCTGCTATTGTTCTTATTGTGTTCTGTTCATTGTAGGACTGGAACGATTATTTCTGAGGCATGGGAGGATGGTCAAGCATTGAAAGATCTAAATGCTCACCTAGTAAGTTCTTATGACCgcatatttacttgccttatgaactCATATTTACTTGCCTATCTAACAAGAAGAATACTAGACTCTTTTCTCAACTTATTGCATTTGTGTCTTTATGTTTATCTTCACAATAATGTCAACAGGATCCTATAGTGGTTTAATATAACAAGTTGTATACCCGAATTTTGCacaaattttgtaaaataaacacAATGATATAGATAATATTAAGTTTTATTCAAAAAAACCAACACATTTAGTTTTTATATGTTATTTATCACTGAAtatgtcaaaattttgaaattttatttaatatagtTTGTACTTTGATTTATAAATTTCAACCGtctttgataatattttatttcttaaataacaaaaaaaataattttaattttagatttgatTAAAATGTAAGTAGCATAGGTGATGTTGCTGAGTTAAGTCGGCAACTCTTTTATATCTATCTATCTTTTGCTTGTATCATTTTGGTACAAATGTTAAATTTTCTATTCATTTTTTATACTCTTCCACTACTACATTGCAGAAATCATTATTGGAAATGAGAGAACTTATTGAACGGCACAGGAAAtcacttaaaaaaaaacaacctGGTAAAATTCCTTTGATTCTTTTCTTatgataataattattatttctcCTCATCCTATGTTTACATAGATACTAATACAtgactaatatttaatttacttgttGGTTTAGATTTATCAGAGCACTTAAAACCTTTTTTGAGTCGTAGAAGTACTATTTATAATGGTCTTGTTAGTTATTAGTGAATAAAGTGCTGATAATGTATTAGTTGTGGCTTCTTTGTATAAACCAGAGTGCTTACTAGAAAatctaaatataaattatttaccATTGCAATATATTAGTTATTAGTTATGCACCCAACAAGATAATATATTATAGAAATGCTGATAATATTATTCATGCATGAAGACAAAGGTGATGGAAGTGACATGGAGACCGGCATGTCCGATGAAGATCTTCTTTTACAGGATGAGATTTGTAAATCTCGTTTGGCAAGCATCAAGCGGGTAGGCTCCTAAGCCTTAAAATGTCTAGCATTTCTCTTTTTACTTAACATTTAATCTTTTTCGTTTGGCTTGTACtatccaaggaggaagagagttGTTTGAAAGAGAAGGACCGTTATGAGCTGGAAAAGGCAAGGTTGGTACGTGAAATGAAGCGGATACGAGATGAAGATGGTTCACGTTTCAACAATTTTCCAATTCTCAACCAACGATATGCCCTCCTCAACCTTCTGGGCAAAGGTGGTTTTAGCGAGGTTTACAAGGTACCCCTTTTGAGTCTTTATGCTTGGCTGTATAATTTATATTAGATTGATCATTATACAAGGTGATTTGCTATATAGATGTTTTGTAGTACTACATGGCAGGAGATTTCTGTTTACTCTTCTGAGAAGTAATGGACATAAATTTGACATGCAAACTTTTGAATCAGGCATTTGATTTGGTGGAGTATAGATATGTGGCATGTAAGCTTCATGGTTTGAATGGCCAGTGGAGTGAAGAGAAAAAGCAAAGTTACATACGACATGCAATTCGGGAATACAACATACACAAGACTTTGGTGCATCCTAATATTGTGCGGTTATGGGATATCTTCGAGATTGACCACAACACTTTCTGCACAGTCTTAGAATATTGCAGTggtaaataatttagattttctTGTAAGCACTCTGGTTTATACAAAGAAGCCGACCCTGTGCTTAATTGGAGTATTTTTATGGCCTCAATCTAATAGGATGCATAATAGAGTACAAGAACAATATATTGAGATAAAAATCGAAACTGTGTGATTCAACCACTTAACAGTTTccatgtttaatttttcttgaatGTTGTCTGATGATCCTTTTCTACAGTATGCACTACAAGCTGCATGGTTTTAACTATAGTCCAATCTATTAATCTAACAATTAAACATTTCAAAAACAAGATATTTTGATTAAGTGCTAGCCTCCATTGCATCATATTTGTTTGAATAGCCTTGCCCCTGGGGCTACGATGCAGTGAAAGGGTACCAAGTTGTCACCCAGGCACCCACGGTTCGATCCCCAGCTACGGCACATTTGTAGGGATTTTCCCTCTAAATGGGACGCGTAACCACGGGATGCTGGGTTTTTGGGCCGTCCGCCGAcaggtgggaaacttccgtggcgCCGGATCGGTTGTAGTTCATCATTTTTTTGTTTGAATATCCTTGCACAGTTTTTGTTCGCATATTTGAATTTAGTTCTTGTTCATTTTCAAGGATACTTGCTATTGTTCTAAGGGGTTTGACTGGAATTTTGTTATCTTAGCCATCACAAGATTAAACTAATGCTATTACACTTTTTTAGGCAAAGATCTTGATGCTGTCCTAAGGACAACGCCAATTCTTCCCGAGAGGGAAGCTAAAATCATAATTGTTCAAATATTTCATGGGCTTGTCTACTTGAATAAGAGGCCTCAAAAGATCATTCATTATGATTTGAAACCTGGTAATGTTCTATTTGatgaagctggtcttgcaaaagTGACTG is drawn from Zingiber officinale cultivar Zhangliang chromosome 1B, Zo_v1.1, whole genome shotgun sequence and contains these coding sequences:
- the LOC121992380 gene encoding serine/threonine-protein kinase TOUSLED-like isoform X2; protein product: MVALENFEIRRYLDEPNKRKKGRGRGRPSAGRGRGSKTSEQTCSLLTSTEISSNGHHEDPLNKEEISVLRGQNASLEEELNKSRHETFESQHLAHKFEKELKELKEHNQQMKIKRIKVISDLLISVSKAERQETRMKVRQESVRLGNVGVIRTGTIISEAWEDGQALKDLNAHLKSLLEMRELIERHRKSLKKKQPDKGDGSDMETGMSDEDLLLQDEICKSRLASIKREEESCLKEKDRYELEKARLVREMKRIRDEDGSRFNNFPILNQRYALLNLLGKGGFSEVYKAFDLVEYRYVACKLHGLNGQWSEEKKQSYIRHAIREYNIHKTLVHPNIVRLWDIFEIDHNTFCTVLEYCSGKDLDAVLRTTPILPEREAKIIIVQIFHGLVYLNKRPQKIIHYDLKPGNVLFDEAGLAKVTDFGLSKIVEDDVGSQGMELTSQGAGTYWYLPPECFDLSKTPLISSKVDVWSAGVILYQMLFGKRPFGHNQTQERILREETIINARKVDFPLKPSVSNEAKELIRRCLTYDQAERPDVLTVAQDPYLSYSKR